The SAR86 cluster bacterium genome contains a region encoding:
- the msrB gene encoding peptide-methionine (R)-S-oxide reductase MsrB, whose amino-acid sequence MDKKNKQEDLESRLSPQEFHVTQNQGTEQAFTGKYNDEKAIGSYECICCGEPLFSSDTKYDSGSGWPSFWEPINQFVVETEQDNSLGAIRTEVHCSSCKAHLGHVFPDGPQPTGLRYCINSVSLNLKKEGAED is encoded by the coding sequence ATTTGGAATCCAGATTGAGCCCTCAGGAGTTTCATGTAACTCAGAATCAAGGAACTGAACAGGCTTTTACAGGTAAATACAATGATGAAAAGGCCATTGGTTCATATGAATGCATCTGCTGCGGAGAACCTCTATTTAGCTCCGACACTAAATATGACTCAGGGTCTGGTTGGCCTAGCTTTTGGGAGCCAATAAATCAATTCGTAGTAGAAACGGAGCAAGATAATTCTTTAGGTGCAATTCGTACAGAGGTCCATTGCAGTTCTTGCAAAGCTCATTTAGGGCATGTTTTTCCTGATGGCCCTCAACCAACTGGGCTAAGGTATTGTATAAATTCTGTTTCTCTTAATCTAAAAAAAGAAGGAGCAGAAGACTGA